A part of Aquibium oceanicum genomic DNA contains:
- a CDS encoding electron transfer flavoprotein-ubiquinone oxidoreductase — MSEAERESMEFDVVIVGAGPAGLAAAIRLKQVNPELSVVVLEKGAEVGAHILSGAVVDPVGIGKLIPDWQSESDHPFKTPVTDDQFLLLGPAGSVRLPNFLMPPLMSNHGNYAVSLGNVCRWLAGHAEALGVEIYPGFAATEVLYDENGAVKGVATGDMGIERDGSRGPNYAPGMELHGKYTLIGEGVRGSLAKQLIAKFDLADGREPQKFGIGLKELWQVSPEKHKPGLVQHSFGWPLDNATGGGSFLYHMEDNQVAVGFVVHLNYRNPYVSPFEEFQRFKTHAAVRDTFEGGKRLSYGARAITEGGYQSVPKLTFPGGALIGCSAGFVNVPRIKGSHNAVLSGMMAAEHVAEALAAGRSGDEISGYEAGWRDSAIGKDLKRVRNVKPLWSRLGLYAGVALGGLDMWVNTLLGFSFFGTMKHGKADYAALEPADKHKRIDYPKPDGVLTFDRLSSVFLSNTNHEEDQPIHLKVKDPELQKNSEYGVFAGPSTRYCPAGVYEWVDADGNALAGGPGSRDKGGEVSHDNPEARFVINAQNCVHCKTCDIKDPNQNINWVPPQGGEGPVYPNM, encoded by the coding sequence ATGAGCGAAGCTGAACGCGAAAGCATGGAGTTCGACGTCGTGATCGTGGGCGCGGGGCCGGCCGGTCTCGCAGCGGCGATCCGCCTGAAGCAGGTGAACCCCGAGCTTTCCGTCGTCGTGCTGGAAAAGGGCGCCGAGGTCGGCGCCCACATCCTGTCCGGCGCCGTTGTCGATCCCGTGGGCATCGGCAAGCTCATTCCCGACTGGCAGAGTGAAAGCGACCATCCGTTCAAGACACCGGTTACCGATGACCAGTTCCTGCTGCTCGGACCGGCCGGCTCCGTCAGGCTCCCGAACTTCCTGATGCCGCCGCTGATGAGCAACCATGGCAACTACGCCGTCTCGCTCGGAAACGTCTGCCGCTGGCTTGCCGGTCATGCGGAGGCTCTAGGCGTCGAAATCTATCCCGGCTTTGCCGCGACCGAGGTGCTCTACGACGAGAACGGCGCGGTGAAGGGCGTGGCAACCGGCGACATGGGCATCGAGCGCGACGGATCGCGCGGGCCGAACTATGCGCCCGGCATGGAACTCCATGGCAAGTACACGCTGATCGGCGAGGGCGTGCGCGGTTCGCTCGCCAAGCAGCTGATCGCCAAGTTCGACCTTGCCGACGGACGCGAGCCGCAGAAATTCGGCATCGGCCTCAAGGAGTTGTGGCAGGTCTCTCCGGAAAAGCACAAGCCTGGACTGGTGCAGCACTCCTTCGGATGGCCGCTCGATAATGCCACCGGCGGCGGCTCTTTCCTCTACCACATGGAAGACAATCAGGTGGCCGTCGGCTTCGTCGTCCACCTGAATTACAGGAACCCCTATGTCTCCCCCTTTGAGGAATTCCAGCGCTTCAAGACCCATGCCGCTGTCCGCGACACGTTCGAGGGCGGCAAGCGACTTTCCTATGGCGCCCGCGCCATCACCGAGGGCGGCTACCAGTCCGTGCCGAAGCTCACTTTCCCGGGCGGGGCACTGATCGGTTGCTCGGCCGGCTTCGTCAACGTGCCGCGCATCAAGGGCTCGCACAACGCGGTGCTGTCCGGAATGATGGCGGCCGAGCACGTTGCCGAGGCGCTCGCGGCGGGCCGCTCGGGCGACGAGATTTCGGGCTATGAGGCGGGCTGGCGCGACTCGGCGATCGGCAAGGACCTGAAGCGGGTGCGCAACGTCAAGCCGCTGTGGTCTCGCCTGGGCCTCTATGCCGGCGTCGCGCTCGGCGGGCTCGACATGTGGGTCAACACGCTGCTCGGCTTCTCCTTCTTCGGCACCATGAAGCACGGGAAGGCTGACTATGCCGCGCTCGAACCGGCCGACAAACACAAGCGCATCGACTATCCCAAGCCCGATGGCGTCCTTACCTTCGACCGGCTCTCCTCGGTGTTCCTGTCGAATACCAACCACGAGGAGGACCAGCCGATCCACCTGAAGGTCAAGGATCCGGAGCTGCAGAAGAACTCCGAATACGGCGTGTTTGCCGGTCCCTCGACGCGTTACTGCCCGGCGGGCGTCTACGAGTGGGTGGACGCCGACGGGAACGCGCTGGCCGGCGGCCCCGGCTCCCGGGACAAGGGCGGCGAGGTCTCGCACGACAATCCGGAAGCCCGCTTCGTCATCAACGCGCAGAACTGCGTGCACTGCAAGACCTGCGACATCAAGGACCCGAACCAGAACATCAACTGGGTGCCCCCGCAGGGCGGCGAGGGGCCGGTCTATCCGAACATGTGA
- a CDS encoding DUF922 domain-containing protein — translation MKAWIVLASMSIAAFATQADAKPKITEKTEYYQISGKTGIDLLWDMNRKGPRQGFLTKAIAQTRYEADFKGDMVFENGVCRISGGGVSMKITYIYPQPREKLSGDMLRRWKLFQADNIRHEKVHGKIARELAAVLDKKIRSFATRGDRRCGNALAKLKRETMAIYNAYEKKQNDFDRQEHREGGAVDKSVAVLVAKR, via the coding sequence ATGAAGGCATGGATTGTGCTGGCGTCGATGAGCATCGCCGCCTTCGCCACGCAGGCTGATGCGAAACCGAAGATCACCGAGAAGACCGAATACTACCAGATCTCGGGAAAGACTGGCATCGACCTCTTGTGGGACATGAACCGCAAAGGACCGCGCCAGGGGTTTCTGACGAAGGCGATCGCGCAGACGCGCTACGAGGCCGATTTCAAAGGCGATATGGTCTTTGAGAACGGCGTCTGCCGGATCAGCGGCGGCGGCGTCTCGATGAAGATCACCTACATCTACCCCCAGCCGCGCGAGAAACTGAGCGGAGACATGTTGCGGCGCTGGAAGCTCTTCCAAGCCGACAATATCCGCCACGAAAAGGTCCACGGCAAGATCGCCCGAGAGTTGGCAGCGGTGCTGGACAAGAAGATCAGGAGTTTCGCCACCAGGGGTGACCGCCGTTGCGGCAATGCCCTGGCGAAGCTGAAGCGCGAGACCATGGCGATCTACAACGCCTACGAAAAGAAGCAGAACGACTTCGACCGGCAGGAGCACCGTGAAGGCGGTGCAGTGGACAAGAGCGTCGCGGTGCTGGTCGCCAAACGCTGA
- a CDS encoding endonuclease/exonuclease/phosphatase family protein, with protein MTSTGNADAAKRAGVALAATSLVSLPLVAGFFGWLHPALDSFSHFRVHLAVLLAICAVWLLATRARLHGAVALALAAGAYVTAYPPSSWDSRASAAVLPAAMDEPVYRLLQLNLQWDSPAPEKALALISQADADVITLDEVSEPWRARLAEVSDAYPFRLDCQGDPKFGSVMILSRRPMIDAEGSGCRERRGFAVATIDFDGRAVEVAAVHLAWPWPKTQFEEVRDLAPRLSALSDATIAAGDFNSVPWSAVFRTFVQAGGFAEPVRLGPTWIHKRLPRRLRRLGGLELDHVLVKRGLRLRDIRRLNDAGSDHLPVLTEFSIRDQPPAGQVAFARTSGAARPGGS; from the coding sequence ATGACGAGCACCGGCAACGCAGATGCAGCGAAGCGGGCGGGCGTGGCGCTGGCTGCGACCTCGCTGGTGTCGCTGCCGCTGGTCGCCGGGTTCTTCGGCTGGCTCCACCCGGCCCTGGATTCGTTTTCGCATTTCCGCGTCCATCTGGCCGTCCTGCTCGCGATCTGCGCGGTGTGGCTTCTGGCGACGCGGGCGCGGCTGCACGGAGCGGTCGCACTGGCGCTCGCGGCCGGCGCCTATGTCACCGCCTATCCTCCTTCGTCCTGGGACAGCCGGGCGAGCGCGGCGGTGCTTCCGGCCGCAATGGACGAACCGGTCTACCGGCTGTTGCAGCTCAACCTGCAATGGGACAGTCCGGCCCCCGAAAAGGCGCTGGCGTTGATTTCACAGGCCGACGCGGACGTCATCACCCTGGACGAGGTGTCGGAGCCGTGGCGCGCGAGGCTCGCGGAAGTCTCGGACGCCTATCCGTTCCGACTCGACTGTCAGGGCGATCCGAAGTTCGGCAGCGTGATGATCCTGTCGCGCCGGCCGATGATCGACGCCGAAGGATCCGGATGCCGCGAGCGCAGGGGATTTGCGGTCGCGACGATCGATTTCGACGGCCGGGCGGTCGAGGTCGCGGCGGTCCATCTTGCCTGGCCGTGGCCGAAGACGCAGTTCGAGGAAGTGCGCGACCTGGCACCGCGGCTCTCGGCGCTTTCCGACGCCACGATCGCGGCCGGCGACTTCAATTCCGTTCCGTGGAGCGCGGTCTTCCGCACCTTCGTTCAGGCCGGCGGGTTTGCAGAACCCGTACGGCTCGGCCCGACATGGATCCACAAACGGCTGCCGAGGAGGTTGCGCCGCCTTGGGGGGCTCGAACTGGACCACGTGCTGGTCAAGCGGGGGCTGCGGCTGCGCGACATCCGGCGCCTCAATGATGCCGGCTCAGATCACCTGCCGGTCCTGACCGAGTTCTCCATCCGCGACCAGCCTCCGGCCGGGCAGGTCGCCTTTGCACGGACGAGCGGCGCGGCGCGCCCCGGCGGGTCCTGA
- a CDS encoding AMP nucleosidase: protein MEKRIYPVPIETVERPEPFPRKSFTDAREAVEAIQALYDRNTQFLRDSFNGLASAGRPDRRYRAFYPEISVTVSSYDQIDTRLAYGHMPSPGQYATTVTRPDLFEPYLTDQLRLIIRNHGIPITIGESETPIPLHFALLEGTHVEAGIAERIQRPLRDIFDVPDLNATDDHIANGTFEAALGEPLPLAPFTAQRIDYSLHRLAHYTATSPSHFQNFVLFTNYQFYIDEFVALARDLMARGGEGYTSFVEPGNIVTLPGEPEENPTTIARLPQMPAYHLIKPGHGGITMVNIGVGPSNAKTITDHVAVLRPHAWLMLGHCAGLRNTQALGDYVLAHAYVREDHVLDDDLPVWVPIPALAEVQVAVQEAVAEVTGLSGYDLKRIMRTGTVATIDNRNWELRDQRGPVQRLSQSRAIALDMESATIAANGFRFRVPYGTLLCVSDKPLHGELKLPGMATDFYKRQVNQHLIIGIKAMEKLAAMPVERLHSRKLRSFSETAFQ, encoded by the coding sequence ATGGAAAAGCGAATCTATCCCGTACCGATCGAGACGGTCGAACGACCGGAACCCTTCCCGCGCAAGAGCTTCACCGACGCCAGAGAGGCGGTAGAAGCCATCCAGGCTCTCTACGACCGCAACACGCAGTTCCTGCGCGATTCCTTCAACGGCCTGGCCTCGGCTGGTAGGCCGGACCGGCGCTACCGTGCCTTCTATCCCGAGATCAGCGTCACGGTGTCGTCCTACGACCAGATCGATACGCGGCTGGCCTATGGCCACATGCCCTCCCCCGGACAGTACGCCACCACGGTCACCCGGCCCGACCTGTTCGAGCCCTACCTGACCGACCAGTTGCGGCTCATCATCCGCAACCACGGCATCCCGATCACCATCGGCGAATCCGAAACGCCGATACCGCTTCACTTCGCGCTGCTGGAAGGCACGCATGTCGAGGCGGGCATCGCCGAGCGCATCCAGCGGCCGCTGCGCGACATCTTCGACGTGCCCGACCTCAACGCCACCGACGACCATATCGCCAACGGCACCTTCGAGGCAGCACTCGGCGAACCGCTGCCGCTGGCGCCCTTCACGGCGCAGCGCATCGATTATTCGCTGCACCGGCTGGCGCATTACACGGCGACGAGCCCGTCGCATTTCCAGAACTTCGTCCTGTTCACCAACTACCAGTTCTACATCGACGAGTTCGTGGCGCTGGCACGCGACCTGATGGCACGCGGCGGAGAAGGCTATACGAGCTTCGTGGAGCCGGGAAACATCGTCACCCTGCCGGGCGAACCGGAGGAGAACCCCACGACGATCGCCCGCCTGCCGCAGATGCCGGCCTATCACCTGATCAAGCCCGGCCACGGCGGCATCACCATGGTCAATATCGGCGTCGGCCCATCCAACGCCAAGACCATCACCGACCATGTCGCGGTGTTGCGGCCACACGCCTGGCTCATGCTCGGCCACTGCGCGGGGCTGCGCAACACACAGGCGCTCGGCGACTACGTGCTGGCGCACGCATACGTCCGCGAGGATCACGTGCTGGACGACGACCTGCCCGTCTGGGTGCCGATCCCGGCGCTCGCCGAGGTACAGGTCGCCGTGCAGGAAGCGGTCGCGGAGGTCACCGGGCTTTCGGGCTATGACCTCAAGCGCATTATGCGCACGGGGACCGTCGCCACGATCGACAATCGCAACTGGGAACTGCGCGACCAGCGCGGCCCGGTGCAACGGCTCTCGCAGTCGCGTGCGATCGCCCTCGACATGGAATCGGCCACCATCGCCGCCAACGGTTTTCGCTTCCGCGTGCCTTACGGAACCCTGTTGTGCGTCTCCGACAAGCCGCTCCACGGCGAACTTAAGCTGCCGGGAATGGCGACCGACTTCTACAAGCGGCAGGTCAATCAGCATCTCATCATCGGTATCAAGGCGATGGAGAAGCTGGCGGCCATGCCGGTCGAGCGGCTGCATTCGCGCAAGCTCAGGAGCTTTTCGGAGACGGCGTTCCAATAG
- a CDS encoding DUF2147 domain-containing protein: MKSILAIAAATLFLSAGAAFADPIEGNWKTQSGETASIASCGGSYCITLKTGKYAGKQIGKMSANGKSYKGSITDPADDKTYSGSASLSGGALKMKGCVAAIFCKTQTWSKL, encoded by the coding sequence ATGAAGAGCATTCTCGCCATCGCCGCGGCAACCCTGTTCCTGTCCGCCGGCGCGGCATTCGCCGATCCGATCGAGGGAAACTGGAAGACCCAGTCCGGAGAGACCGCCTCGATCGCAAGCTGCGGCGGCAGCTATTGCATCACGCTCAAGACCGGCAAATATGCCGGCAAACAGATCGGCAAGATGAGCGCAAACGGAAAGAGCTACAAGGGTTCGATCACCGATCCTGCGGACGACAAGACCTATAGCGGTTCGGCGTCGCTCTCCGGGGGAGCGCTCAAGATGAAGGGTTGCGTCGCGGCGATCTTCTGCAAGACCCAGACCTGGTCCAAGCTCTGA
- a CDS encoding sel1 repeat family protein encodes MARFEMLEAGFGDIGNTAQADILLELGMMYATGRDCEVDVVAAHKWFNIAAIKGSERAAELRGEMAATMSKMELARALREAREWMTMH; translated from the coding sequence ATGGCACGTTTTGAAATGCTCGAAGCCGGTTTCGGCGACATCGGAAACACGGCTCAGGCCGACATTCTCCTCGAACTCGGCATGATGTACGCGACCGGCCGCGACTGCGAGGTCGACGTCGTCGCCGCGCACAAATGGTTCAACATCGCGGCGATCAAGGGGTCCGAGCGCGCGGCCGAACTGCGCGGCGAGATGGCGGCGACGATGTCGAAGATGGAACTCGCTCGCGCCCTGCGCGAAGCGCGCGAATGGATGACCATGCACTAA
- a CDS encoding acetyl/propionyl/methylcrotonyl-CoA carboxylase subunit alpha translates to MFSKILIANRGEIACRVIRTARRMGIKTVAVFSDADAQSMHVAEADEAVHIGASPVGESYLRGDRIIKAALSTGAEAIHPGYGFLSENPDFVDQVMAAGLTFIGPSADSIRAMGLKDAAKRLMEKAGVPVVPGWHGDGQALVLLAGKAREIGYPVLIKARAGGGGRGMRRVDDPDGFADALAGAKREAKAAFGDDAVLIEKYVEKPRHIEVQVFGDNHGNAVHLFERDCSAQRRHQKVIEEAPAPGITPEMRAAITDAAVKAALAIGYSGAGTIEFIVDASEGLRPDRFWFMEMNTRLQVEHPVTEMVTGVDLVEWQLRVAAGEPLPLAQDQIRLDGHAFEARIYAEDAAKGFLPATGTLHHLRFPSHAPRGAEMRVETGVRQGDAISPFYDPMIAKLVVKASGRATALSALVEALGETEIAGTIANVPFLVALASDDDFASGDVDTGLIGRKQEELTRIAPPSPHVDALAALAASGAKPRISAQDPWDALSGYAHFHPVRRRVDLRSGPDEVSFSVTARRDGRYEIAGADSSMLMAADDQAADARTARWPGHVTVFEGAVGHSFAIPDPFEAAEEAGAGGDALRAPMPGLVKIARVAVGDSVSKGHALLVLEAMKMEHTISAPHDGKVEEIAAEGAQVSEGTVLVRFAEG, encoded by the coding sequence ATGTTTTCGAAGATCCTGATCGCCAATCGCGGCGAGATCGCCTGCCGCGTCATCCGCACCGCGCGGCGCATGGGCATCAAGACGGTCGCCGTCTTTTCCGATGCGGACGCGCAGTCGATGCACGTCGCGGAGGCGGACGAAGCGGTTCATATCGGCGCCTCGCCCGTCGGGGAGAGCTACCTGCGCGGCGACCGGATTATAAAGGCTGCGCTGTCGACCGGAGCGGAGGCGATTCATCCGGGATATGGCTTCCTGTCGGAGAACCCCGATTTCGTCGACCAGGTGATGGCGGCCGGGCTGACCTTCATCGGCCCGTCGGCCGATTCCATCCGTGCCATGGGACTGAAGGACGCAGCCAAGCGGCTGATGGAGAAGGCGGGGGTGCCGGTGGTGCCCGGCTGGCACGGCGACGGCCAGGCGCTGGTGCTGCTCGCCGGCAAGGCCAGGGAGATCGGCTATCCCGTGCTGATCAAGGCGCGCGCGGGCGGCGGCGGCAGGGGCATGCGCCGCGTCGACGATCCCGATGGTTTCGCCGATGCGCTGGCGGGCGCCAAGCGCGAGGCCAAGGCCGCCTTCGGCGACGACGCGGTGCTGATCGAGAAGTATGTCGAGAAGCCGCGCCACATCGAGGTGCAGGTGTTCGGCGACAATCACGGCAACGCAGTACATCTCTTCGAGCGCGACTGCTCGGCCCAGCGCCGCCACCAGAAGGTGATCGAGGAGGCCCCTGCCCCCGGCATAACACCCGAGATGCGCGCGGCGATCACCGACGCCGCGGTGAAGGCCGCACTGGCGATCGGCTATTCCGGCGCGGGAACGATCGAGTTCATCGTCGACGCCTCGGAAGGGCTGCGGCCCGACCGCTTCTGGTTCATGGAGATGAACACCCGGCTGCAGGTCGAGCACCCGGTGACCGAGATGGTCACCGGCGTCGATCTGGTGGAATGGCAGCTGCGGGTGGCCGCTGGCGAGCCGCTGCCGCTGGCACAGGACCAGATCCGGCTCGACGGCCACGCCTTCGAGGCCCGCATCTACGCCGAGGACGCGGCGAAGGGTTTTCTGCCGGCGACCGGTACGCTGCATCATCTGCGCTTTCCATCCCACGCTCCCCGCGGTGCCGAGATGCGGGTCGAGACCGGCGTGCGCCAGGGCGATGCCATTTCGCCCTTCTACGATCCAATGATCGCCAAGCTGGTGGTGAAGGCTTCGGGCCGGGCCACAGCGCTTTCGGCGCTGGTGGAGGCGCTGGGCGAGACCGAGATCGCCGGCACGATCGCCAACGTCCCGTTCCTGGTCGCGCTCGCCAGCGACGACGATTTCGCGTCCGGCGACGTCGATACCGGCCTGATCGGCCGAAAGCAGGAAGAACTGACGCGCATCGCGCCACCCTCCCCGCATGTGGACGCCCTCGCCGCGCTCGCAGCATCCGGAGCAAAGCCGCGCATCTCCGCGCAGGACCCGTGGGACGCGCTGTCCGGCTATGCGCATTTCCACCCGGTGCGGCGGCGTGTCGACCTGCGGAGCGGCCCCGATGAGGTGTCGTTTTCAGTCACGGCGCGGAGGGATGGCCGCTACGAGATCGCCGGCGCTGACAGCTCGATGTTGATGGCAGCGGACGACCAGGCGGCGGATGCGCGGACCGCCCGCTGGCCGGGCCACGTCACCGTCTTCGAAGGCGCCGTAGGCCACAGTTTCGCCATTCCCGACCCGTTCGAGGCAGCGGAGGAAGCGGGAGCCGGTGGCGATGCGCTACGCGCGCCGATGCCGGGGCTGGTGAAGATCGCGCGGGTGGCCGTCGGCGACAGCGTCTCGAAGGGCCACGCGCTCCTGGTGCTGGAAGCCATGAAGATGGAGCACACCATCTCGGCGCCACATGACGGCAAGGTCGAAGAAATCGCGGCCGAAGGCGCGCAGGTCAGCGAGGGAACGGTGCTAGTGCGGTTTGCGGAAGGGTGA
- a CDS encoding glutathione S-transferase family protein — protein sequence MILIGQYDSSFVRRVGIALTLYGLPFEHRPWSTFGDAERLREFNPLVKVPTLVLDDGEVLIDSHMIIDHLDSLVEPERRMFPASEPERRRAMKIAALATGMADNGVSLFYETYLHQSPSAMLVERRRGQVLGALRTLEEDRAARSTPYWFGETIGHADVAVACALRHVGDSLPGLIDPARYPQVHAHAARLESLEVFQAVSQPFVPPS from the coding sequence ATGATCCTGATCGGCCAGTATGACTCATCCTTCGTCCGGCGCGTGGGGATCGCGCTGACGCTCTACGGACTGCCGTTCGAGCATCGCCCCTGGTCGACCTTCGGCGACGCGGAACGGCTGAGGGAATTCAATCCGCTGGTGAAGGTGCCGACGCTGGTGCTCGATGACGGCGAGGTGCTTATCGACAGCCACATGATCATCGATCATCTCGATAGTCTCGTGGAACCGGAACGGCGGATGTTTCCGGCGTCTGAGCCGGAGCGGCGGCGCGCGATGAAGATCGCGGCGCTTGCGACCGGGATGGCCGACAACGGCGTCAGCCTTTTCTACGAGACGTACCTGCATCAGAGCCCTTCGGCGATGCTGGTCGAGCGGCGGCGTGGGCAGGTTCTTGGAGCACTGCGGACCCTGGAGGAGGACCGCGCCGCGCGCAGCACTCCATACTGGTTCGGCGAGACCATTGGCCATGCGGACGTCGCGGTCGCCTGTGCGCTGCGCCACGTCGGAGATTCTCTGCCAGGCTTGATCGATCCCGCCCGCTATCCGCAAGTCCATGCCCACGCCGCCCGGCTGGAGTCGCTGGAGGTGTTCCAGGCGGTGTCGCAGCCTTTCGTCCCGCCCTCCTGA
- a CDS encoding alpha/beta fold hydrolase → MTNDNLVETSHAGIAVTDNGADGPAIVFIHGNSGCKEVFREQFSADEMSGYRLVAFDLPGHGASEDARDPLESYKIGGYAALTEELLGKLGVERPLLVGWSLGGHVALEMIGRGFHAAGVVISGTPPIQANIECLMSAFNIDPSAENLTGKRDFTDADALAYATHTSGLDGGLDSHFLAMVKRTDGRAREIMFGSVVAGEPLDEQAIVASMTVPLAIVNGAEDPFIKADYFDTLSYGSLWNGRVVRVEGAGHAPFLQAPGKFNALLADFAAHAQKTAKA, encoded by the coding sequence ATGACGAACGACAATCTCGTCGAGACCTCCCACGCCGGCATCGCCGTTACGGACAACGGCGCGGACGGGCCGGCGATTGTGTTCATCCACGGCAATTCGGGCTGCAAGGAGGTTTTTCGCGAGCAGTTCTCCGCGGACGAAATGTCCGGATACCGGCTCGTCGCGTTCGACCTACCCGGCCACGGCGCTTCCGAGGACGCACGCGATCCGCTGGAAAGCTACAAGATCGGCGGCTACGCAGCGCTGACGGAGGAGCTTCTGGGCAAGCTCGGCGTGGAGAGGCCGTTGCTGGTCGGCTGGTCGCTCGGCGGCCACGTTGCCTTGGAAATGATCGGCCGCGGCTTCCATGCCGCGGGCGTTGTCATCTCGGGCACGCCGCCGATCCAAGCCAATATCGAATGCCTGATGAGCGCCTTCAACATCGATCCCTCAGCCGAGAATCTGACCGGCAAGCGCGATTTCACCGATGCCGACGCGCTCGCCTATGCCACGCATACGTCCGGACTGGATGGCGGCCTCGACTCGCATTTTCTGGCTATGGTGAAGCGTACAGATGGGCGCGCGCGCGAGATCATGTTCGGCTCGGTGGTAGCCGGCGAACCGCTCGACGAACAGGCGATCGTGGCGTCGATGACCGTGCCTCTCGCCATCGTCAACGGCGCGGAGGACCCGTTCATCAAGGCGGACTATTTCGACACGCTCTCCTACGGCTCGCTGTGGAACGGGCGCGTGGTGCGGGTCGAAGGCGCCGGACATGCGCCGTTCCTGCAGGCGCCCGGAAAATTCAACGCCCTCCTGGCGGATTTTGCCGCCCACGCGCAAAAGACCGCGAAGGCCTGA
- a CDS encoding sensor histidine kinase, producing the protein MNTGDRAPARTGSLALRAATGLIGLMFLLFVAVLAVLILRERELARDAAESRAAAASQVVATNARWITELSRQALGRIDEALGAEIDSQDAVTTRQRVQEAVARLPGNVKTYVADAKGDLLFSTDPAFRPISVANREYFTALLAGVRFHVSPLLTSRLDGSQVFVFSRRLDRNGAFAGAAFISFDVTLFREIWESLSMDDTSTVSIVRDDGQLVARYPLADGPLDLSGYALFTEYLKISEIGTYPAVSPADGVTRIVGYRRVPGTPLVAIASVSTQAAFAQFWRNTIMTLAFAVPTAIALMLAIFWIVRLVRNDERTRAQLVETIDLNRMLVRDTHHRVKNNLQAIMSLVRLHRLPQELKTDLQGRITAMTAVHEHLYRLDQFTDVDAVSLLPAIVEPLNAAFARQVRIEYDIDPIILHHDHATPVALVINELVTNALKYAFPDGRTGRLRIALKSRPDGATTLSVTDDGVGFDPLAVSTGLGSRLIRAMLVQLGGNEHQYTFEGGTRFFAELHLATTEREFSAGHAQAAE; encoded by the coding sequence TTGAACACAGGCGATAGGGCTCCGGCCCGCACCGGCTCGCTGGCGCTGCGAGCCGCCACTGGCCTCATCGGACTGATGTTCCTCCTGTTCGTAGCTGTGCTCGCGGTGCTCATCCTGCGCGAGCGGGAGCTTGCTCGCGACGCCGCGGAAAGCCGCGCCGCGGCCGCTTCGCAGGTCGTCGCCACCAACGCGCGCTGGATCACCGAACTCTCGCGACAGGCGCTCGGCCGCATCGACGAGGCACTGGGTGCCGAAATCGACAGCCAGGACGCGGTGACGACGCGCCAGCGCGTGCAGGAGGCGGTGGCACGCCTGCCAGGCAACGTGAAGACTTATGTGGCCGACGCGAAGGGCGACCTTCTGTTTTCCACCGACCCAGCATTCCGCCCCATCTCGGTTGCCAACAGGGAGTATTTCACCGCGCTCCTGGCGGGCGTTCGCTTCCACGTATCGCCGCTGCTGACGAGCCGCCTCGACGGATCGCAGGTCTTCGTGTTCTCGCGCCGCCTCGACCGGAATGGTGCCTTCGCCGGGGCCGCCTTCATCTCGTTCGATGTAACGCTGTTCCGCGAAATCTGGGAATCGCTGTCGATGGACGACACCTCGACCGTCAGCATCGTTCGCGACGACGGACAGCTGGTGGCGCGTTACCCGCTCGCCGATGGGCCGCTCGACCTGTCTGGCTACGCGCTCTTCACCGAATATCTGAAGATCAGCGAAATCGGCACCTATCCGGCGGTATCGCCGGCCGACGGCGTGACACGCATCGTGGGCTACCGGCGTGTGCCCGGCACACCGCTGGTGGCGATCGCCAGCGTCAGCACCCAGGCCGCCTTCGCCCAATTCTGGCGCAACACGATCATGACGCTTGCCTTCGCAGTACCGACCGCGATTGCACTGATGCTCGCCATCTTCTGGATCGTAAGGCTGGTTAGAAACGACGAACGCACCCGCGCGCAACTGGTCGAGACGATTGATCTCAACCGCATGCTGGTCCGCGACACACATCATCGCGTCAAGAACAATCTCCAGGCGATCATGTCGCTCGTGCGACTCCACCGCCTGCCGCAGGAACTGAAGACGGACCTGCAGGGCCGCATCACCGCGATGACCGCCGTGCACGAGCATCTCTATCGCCTCGACCAGTTCACCGATGTGGACGCGGTGTCGCTTTTGCCAGCCATCGTAGAGCCGCTCAACGCCGCATTCGCGCGGCAGGTGAGGATCGAATATGACATCGACCCGATCATCCTGCACCATGACCACGCCACGCCCGTCGCTCTCGTCATCAACGAATTGGTCACGAACGCCCTGAAATACGCCTTTCCGGACGGGCGGACGGGCAGATTGCGCATCGCGTTGAAATCGCGACCCGACGGCGCCACCACGCTTTCCGTGACCGACGATGGCGTCGGCTTCGACCCCTTGGCGGTCTCAACCGGGCTAGGCAGCCGACTGATCCGCGCCATGCTGGTTCAACTCGGAGGAAACGAGCACCAATACACATTCGAAGGCGGCACGCGATTCTTCGCCGAGCTCCATCTCGCCACGACGGAACGCGAGTTTTCAGCCGGCCACGCACAGGCCGCCGAATAG